The following proteins come from a genomic window of Ferrovibrio sp. MS7:
- a CDS encoding gamma-glutamylcyclotransferase, translating to MPKRPAIPFDAEPPLPGETAPAFPRVSVPKGEALWVFGYGSLMWDPGFPHLDAVTARLWGYHRAFCVWSHRYRGTPEAPGLVLGLKPGGSCVGRAFRVRKADEAPVIDYLYRREMLTGVYRPGFHNAAINGERRRVLAFVADPHHVQYAGRLSEKQAARVIAQSCGQRGPNADYLRNTVAHLDALGINDGPLHLLQQDVQKLCARQTKTNLAKTKGT from the coding sequence ATGCCGAAACGTCCTGCCATCCCCTTCGATGCCGAACCGCCGCTGCCGGGCGAAACGGCGCCGGCCTTTCCGCGTGTCAGCGTGCCGAAGGGCGAGGCCCTGTGGGTGTTCGGCTATGGCTCGCTGATGTGGGATCCAGGCTTTCCGCATCTCGATGCGGTGACGGCGCGGCTCTGGGGTTATCACCGCGCCTTCTGCGTCTGGTCGCACCGCTATCGCGGCACGCCGGAAGCGCCGGGCCTGGTGCTGGGGCTGAAGCCCGGCGGCTCCTGTGTCGGCCGTGCCTTTCGCGTGCGCAAGGCCGACGAGGCCCCGGTGATCGACTATCTCTACCGCCGCGAGATGCTCACCGGCGTCTACCGGCCCGGCTTCCATAATGCGGCAATCAATGGCGAGCGCCGCCGCGTGCTGGCCTTTGTCGCCGATCCGCACCATGTGCAATATGCCGGGCGCTTAAGCGAGAAACAGGCGGCACGCGTCATCGCGCAATCCTGCGGCCAGCGCGGCCCCAATGCCGATTACCTGCGCAACACCGTGGCGCATCTCGATGCGCTGGGCATAAATGACGGGCCGCTGCATTTACTGCAGCAGGATGTGCAGAAGCTCTGCGCCCGCCAGACTAAAACGAATCTGGCGAAAACGAAGGGAACCTGA
- a CDS encoding DMT family transporter encodes MTSSRTNGTVATGSVATLALAAMPAVFVLLWSTGFIGAKLGLPYAEPITFLIIRFASVTVLLALFAAVTRAPWPKSWAEAGHIALAGLLLQAVYLGGVFASIHHGVPAGISALIVGIQPLLVAAAAGPFLGEQVTARQWAGLVLGLGGVVLVVWTKLDLGVGSALGYGLSVLGLLGITLGTLYQKRFCPRLDLRSGNAIQYAVTTLALAPFALAFETRQVIWSGEFLFALGWLCIVLSLGAISLLFVLIRRGAAAQVSSLFFLVPPCTAVVAYFLFGETLSLLALFGMGVTMLGVALVNLKR; translated from the coding sequence ATGACCAGTTCCCGTACAAATGGCACGGTCGCCACCGGGTCTGTTGCTACCTTGGCGCTTGCCGCCATGCCTGCCGTGTTCGTGCTGCTGTGGTCCACCGGTTTCATCGGCGCCAAGCTCGGTCTGCCCTATGCCGAGCCGATCACGTTCCTGATCATCCGTTTCGCCAGCGTCACCGTGCTGCTGGCCTTGTTCGCGGCTGTCACCCGCGCGCCCTGGCCGAAAAGCTGGGCCGAGGCCGGCCATATCGCGCTGGCCGGGCTGCTGCTGCAGGCGGTCTATCTCGGCGGCGTTTTTGCCTCGATCCATCACGGCGTGCCGGCCGGTATTTCGGCGCTGATTGTCGGTATCCAGCCGCTGCTGGTGGCCGCCGCCGCAGGGCCGTTCCTGGGTGAGCAGGTGACGGCGCGGCAATGGGCCGGCCTGGTGCTGGGCTTGGGTGGCGTGGTGCTGGTGGTCTGGACCAAGCTCGATCTTGGGGTCGGCAGCGCGCTCGGCTACGGCCTCTCGGTACTGGGCCTGCTGGGTATCACGCTCGGCACGCTGTATCAGAAACGCTTCTGCCCGCGGCTCGACCTGCGTAGCGGCAATGCCATCCAGTATGCCGTCACCACCCTGGCGCTGGCGCCGTTCGCGCTGGCCTTCGAGACGCGGCAGGTGATCTGGAGCGGAGAATTCCTGTTCGCGCTCGGCTGGCTCTGCATCGTGCTGTCGCTCGGCGCCATTTCGCTGCTGTTTGTGCTGATCCGGCGCGGTGCCGCCGCCCAGGTCTCCAGCCTGTTCTTCCTGGTGCCGCCCTGCACGGCGGTGGTGGCATATTTCCTGTTCGGTGAGACGCTCAGCCTGTTGGCCCTGTTCGGCATGGGCGTTACCATGCTCGGCGTCGCTCTGGTGAATCTGAAACGCTGA
- a CDS encoding DUF2125 domain-containing protein codes for MPRPQAMEAAGQRGYTATMRLRFVFLAGAILGGLLGYYAVWSLLIGRVEAGVQAFQAAQRAQGRDFTYASMQRGGFPYRLSLRLDGISLTEPKPAGWRVEAETLVAHQQLWSSQHIVFELFGRQAFTWRDGSGSHVLSLVPERGRASLVLDGADRWLRFAADIQGARFGDALQGFEAQRLQVHLRQAGNVPPMQDVALQVNGLTLPASFDGPLGRSVQELNLVGRQTGPWVGNSLEDTLAGWRDAGGVIEFNTVVLNWNAVKLSGDGSLTIDKQFRPLGAMGGKLLGAPAGIDALVAAGKMQPREAAAAKAALVALHKRDPAGTEPYLPLPLTAQDGRLSIANVPLFPLEPLLNTKK; via the coding sequence ATGCCGCGCCCGCAAGCCATGGAGGCAGCAGGGCAGCGCGGCTATACTGCGACCATGCGCCTACGCTTCGTTTTCCTCGCCGGTGCCATCCTTGGCGGCCTGCTCGGCTATTACGCGGTCTGGAGCCTGCTGATCGGCCGCGTCGAGGCCGGCGTGCAGGCTTTCCAGGCGGCACAGCGCGCCCAGGGCCGCGATTTCACCTATGCCTCGATGCAGCGCGGCGGCTTCCCCTATCGCCTCAGCCTGCGGCTGGATGGCATCAGCTTGACCGAGCCAAAGCCGGCGGGCTGGCGCGTCGAAGCGGAAACGCTAGTGGCGCATCAGCAATTGTGGAGCAGCCAGCATATCGTGTTCGAGTTGTTCGGCCGCCAGGCTTTCACCTGGCGTGACGGCAGCGGCAGCCATGTGCTGAGCCTGGTGCCGGAGCGCGGCCGCGCCAGCCTGGTGCTGGATGGCGCCGACCGCTGGCTGCGTTTCGCCGCCGACATCCAGGGCGCGCGTTTCGGCGATGCCTTGCAGGGTTTCGAGGCACAGCGGCTGCAGGTGCATCTGCGCCAGGCCGGCAATGTGCCGCCAATGCAGGATGTGGCGTTGCAGGTCAACGGCCTGACGCTGCCGGCAAGCTTCGATGGCCCGCTTGGCCGCAGCGTGCAGGAACTCAATCTGGTAGGCCGCCAGACCGGCCCCTGGGTCGGCAACAGCCTGGAAGATACCCTGGCCGGCTGGCGCGATGCCGGCGGCGTCATCGAGTTCAACACCGTGGTGCTGAACTGGAATGCCGTGAAGCTGAGCGGCGACGGCTCGCTGACCATCGACAAGCAATTCCGTCCGCTCGGCGCCATGGGCGGCAAGCTGCTGGGCGCCCCCGCCGGCATCGACGCGCTGGTGGCCGCAGGCAAGATGCAGCCGCGCGAGGCAGCCGCGGCCAAGGCCGCCCTGGTGGCTTTGCACAAGCGGGACCCGGCGGGCACCGAGCCTTATCTGCCGCTGCCGCTGACCGCACAGGACGGCAGATTGAGCATTGCCAATGTGCCGCTGTTTCCGCTGGAGCCGCTTCTCAATACGAAGAAATAG
- a CDS encoding prephenate/arogenate dehydrogenase family protein, which translates to MSQAALPFKRLAIIGIGLIGSSIARAAREFGQAERIVTADQSAQHREQALQLGVVDEAYADAAEAVRGADLVIICVPLGAYAGVAQAMAPGLSAGCIVSDVGSSKQSVIRDVAPHLPAGVQFIPGHPVAGTEHSGPAAGFAALFKGRWCILTPPEGSDAAALARLSSFWSAFGSKVEVMDARHHDLVLAITSHVPHLIAYNIVGTADDLQMVTQSEVIKYSAGGFRDFTRIAASDPTMWRDVFLNNKEAVLDMLQRFTEDLTALQRAIRWDDGDTLFKLFSRTRAIRRAIIDAGQETNAPDFGRTGSADKK; encoded by the coding sequence ATGAGCCAGGCTGCTCTGCCGTTCAAGCGTCTCGCGATCATCGGCATCGGCCTGATCGGTTCCTCCATTGCCCGCGCGGCGCGTGAGTTTGGCCAGGCCGAGCGCATCGTCACCGCCGATCAATCGGCGCAACATCGCGAGCAGGCACTGCAGCTTGGCGTGGTCGACGAGGCTTATGCCGATGCGGCGGAAGCGGTGCGCGGCGCCGATCTGGTGATCATCTGCGTGCCGCTTGGCGCCTATGCCGGCGTGGCGCAAGCGATGGCGCCGGGCCTCTCTGCCGGCTGCATCGTTTCCGATGTCGGTTCCTCGAAGCAGTCGGTGATCCGCGATGTAGCGCCGCATCTGCCCGCCGGCGTGCAGTTCATTCCCGGCCATCCGGTGGCTGGCACCGAGCATTCCGGTCCCGCCGCCGGTTTCGCCGCCCTGTTCAAGGGCCGCTGGTGCATCCTGACGCCGCCAGAGGGCAGCGACGCGGCGGCGCTGGCCAGGCTCTCCAGTTTCTGGTCGGCCTTCGGCAGCAAGGTGGAAGTGATGGATGCGCGGCACCATGACCTGGTGCTGGCGATCACCAGCCATGTGCCGCATCTGATCGCCTACAATATCGTCGGCACCGCCGATGACCTGCAGATGGTGACGCAGTCGGAAGTGATCAAATATTCCGCCGGCGGCTTCCGCGACTTCACCCGCATCGCGGCGTCCGATCCCACCATGTGGCGCGACGTCTTCCTCAACAACAAGGAAGCGGTGCTCGACATGCTGCAACGCTTCACCGAGGATCTCACCGCGCTGCAGCGCGCGATCCGCTGGGATGATGGCGATACGCTGTTCAAGCTGTTCAGCCGCACCCGCGCCATCCGCCGCGCCATCATCGATGCCGGCCAGGAAACCAACGCGCCAGATTTCGGCCGCACCGGTTCAGCGGACAAGAAGTAG
- the hisC gene encoding histidinol-phosphate transaminase, with product MTAPKPNAGILNITPYKGGEAAVAGVTDVRKLSSNETPLGPSPKAIAAYKAVADELHRYPDGAVDKLRQAIAQHHGLPADNIICSNGSDELIALICNAYCGPGDEVLYSRHGFLMYPIAAMARGATPVTAEETNLTTNVDALLAKVSPRTRIVFLANPNNPTGTYISAAELRRLREGLPDGVLLVVDAAYAEYVSRNDYSSGEELVRERDDTIMTRTFSKIYGLAALRLGWAYAPESIISVLNRVRGPFNVNAPAQAAGAAALSDMAHIDKARAHNDTELPRVTKGLEAIGLKVVPSVGNFLLMRFPKGVEQAKQADEFLRGRGLILRAMAGYGLADCLRLTLGTVEENDRVLAALADFVK from the coding sequence GTGACCGCGCCCAAGCCCAATGCCGGCATCCTCAATATCACCCCCTACAAGGGCGGCGAAGCCGCCGTGGCGGGCGTGACCGATGTGCGCAAGCTGTCGTCCAACGAAACCCCGCTCGGGCCGAGCCCGAAGGCGATTGCCGCCTACAAGGCGGTGGCCGATGAACTGCACCGCTATCCCGATGGCGCCGTCGACAAGCTGCGCCAGGCGATTGCGCAGCATCATGGCCTGCCGGCCGATAATATCATCTGCTCGAATGGTTCGGACGAGCTGATCGCGCTGATCTGCAATGCCTATTGCGGCCCGGGCGACGAGGTTCTGTATTCCCGCCACGGCTTCCTGATGTATCCGATTGCCGCCATGGCGCGCGGCGCCACGCCGGTGACGGCAGAGGAAACCAACCTCACCACCAATGTCGATGCGCTGCTCGCCAAGGTCAGCCCGCGCACCCGCATCGTCTTCCTCGCCAATCCGAACAACCCGACCGGCACCTATATCTCGGCGGCCGAACTGCGCCGCCTGCGCGAAGGGCTGCCCGATGGTGTGCTGCTGGTGGTGGATGCGGCCTATGCCGAATATGTCAGCCGCAACGACTATTCCTCGGGCGAGGAACTGGTGCGCGAGCGCGATGACACCATCATGACCCGCACCTTCTCGAAGATCTACGGCCTTGCCGCTCTGCGGCTCGGCTGGGCCTATGCGCCGGAAAGCATCATCTCGGTGCTGAACCGGGTGCGCGGCCCGTTCAACGTCAACGCCCCGGCCCAGGCCGCCGGCGCCGCCGCGCTCTCCGATATGGCGCATATCGACAAGGCCCGTGCCCATAACGACACCGAATTGCCGCGCGTCACCAAGGGTCTGGAAGCCATTGGCCTCAAGGTGGTGCCGAGCGTCGGCAACTTCCTGCTGATGCGTTTCCCCAAGGGCGTGGAGCAAGCCAAGCAGGCGGATGAATTCCTGCGCGGCCGTGGCCTGATCCTGCGCGCCATGGCCGGCTATGGCCTGGCCGATTGCCTGCGCCTCACGCTCGGCACCGTGGAAGAGAATGACCGCGTGCTGGCGGCGCTGGCCGATTTCGTGAAATGA
- a CDS encoding chorismate mutase, protein MTEHIASLADLRHEIDVLDDQIQDLLRRRAEAVEKVAVTKRASGGDNRFFLRCGREAQILRRLLARQHGPLPGQALVRINRELIGALYDLQAAVRVAVLAPNKSVARWDLARDHYGSTVPMLLCATATSAMREISAQAATIGVMPLPEDGEKDPWWPMLANNGAETPRVLAKLPFLPNPRGRLADLKALVIGRCPPEASGDDRSLVVLQMIGAGLSLARLGSLLTQAGIAGQVLAQQTSGGQDARLLLDIAGFHDETSTALAGLRAAAPDMIQDLTVIGAYAVPMAEPVA, encoded by the coding sequence ATGACCGAGCATATCGCCAGCCTCGCCGACCTGAGGCACGAGATCGATGTCCTGGACGACCAGATCCAGGACCTGTTGCGGCGCCGCGCCGAAGCCGTTGAGAAGGTGGCGGTGACCAAGCGGGCCAGCGGCGGCGACAACCGCTTCTTCCTGCGTTGCGGCCGCGAGGCGCAGATTCTGCGCCGGCTGCTGGCACGCCAGCATGGGCCGTTGCCCGGTCAGGCCCTGGTGCGCATCAACCGCGAATTGATCGGCGCGCTCTACGACCTGCAGGCGGCGGTGCGCGTGGCGGTGCTGGCGCCGAACAAGTCGGTGGCGCGCTGGGATCTCGCCCGCGACCATTACGGCTCCACCGTGCCGATGCTGCTTTGCGCCACCGCCACCTCGGCGATGCGCGAGATTTCCGCCCAGGCCGCCACCATTGGCGTGATGCCGCTGCCGGAAGATGGCGAAAAGGACCCGTGGTGGCCGATGCTGGCCAACAATGGCGCCGAAACCCCGCGCGTGCTGGCCAAGCTGCCCTTCCTGCCCAATCCGCGCGGCCGGCTGGCAGACCTCAAGGCGCTGGTGATTGGCCGCTGTCCGCCGGAGGCTTCGGGCGACGACCGCAGCCTGGTGGTGTTGCAGATGATTGGCGCCGGCCTCAGCCTGGCGCGGCTCGGCAGTCTGCTGACCCAGGCTGGCATTGCCGGCCAGGTGCTGGCGCAGCAGACCAGCGGCGGCCAGGATGCCCGCCTGCTGCTGGATATCGCCGGATTCCACGATGAAACCAGCACGGCGCTGGCGGGCTTGCGTGCCGCCGCGCCGGATATGATCCAGGATCTCACCGTGATCGGCGCCTATGCGGTGCCGATGGCGGAACCAGTTGCGTGA
- the metX gene encoding homoserine O-acetyltransferase MetX, whose protein sequence is MTAEASQITRPDPVGPGHQVSLGETLPLKLDCGIELGPFTLAYTTYGRLNADKSNAILICHALTGDQHVANTHPITGKPGWWLTLVGPGKVIDTDRFFVICSNVLGGCIGSSGPAEIDPATGKPWGLRFPLITIRDMVNAQAMLIDHLGIRDLFAVIGGSMGGMQVLQWAASYPDRVFAALPIACAARHSAQNIAFHEVGRQAIYSDPDWRNGAYHDHGTTPAAGLAVARMAAHITYLSEAALHRKFGRNLQNREQITYGFEAEFQVESYLRHQGSTFVERFDANSYLYITRAMDYFDLAAQAGGNLAAVYQGSKTRFCVVSFTSDWLFPTSENKEIVRALNAAAANVSFVEIETDKGHDAFLLDEPEMFRTLKGFIDGCAETRGLNGVRS, encoded by the coding sequence ATGACGGCGGAAGCTTCCCAGATTACCAGGCCCGACCCGGTCGGCCCTGGTCACCAGGTGTCGCTTGGCGAGACGCTGCCACTCAAGCTCGATTGCGGTATCGAGCTGGGGCCGTTCACGCTCGCCTACACCACCTATGGCCGGCTGAATGCCGACAAGTCGAATGCCATCCTGATCTGCCACGCGCTGACCGGCGACCAGCATGTCGCCAACACGCACCCGATCACCGGCAAGCCCGGCTGGTGGCTGACACTGGTCGGCCCCGGCAAGGTGATCGATACCGACCGCTTTTTCGTCATCTGCTCCAACGTGCTTGGCGGCTGCATCGGCTCGTCCGGGCCGGCCGAGATCGATCCCGCGACCGGCAAGCCCTGGGGCCTGCGCTTCCCGCTGATCACCATCCGCGACATGGTGAATGCCCAGGCGATGCTGATCGACCATCTCGGCATCCGCGACCTGTTCGCGGTGATCGGCGGCTCGATGGGCGGCATGCAGGTGCTGCAATGGGCTGCGAGCTACCCCGACCGCGTGTTCGCGGCGTTGCCGATCGCCTGTGCCGCGCGCCATTCGGCGCAGAACATCGCCTTCCACGAAGTCGGCCGCCAGGCGATCTATTCCGACCCCGACTGGCGCAACGGCGCCTATCACGACCATGGCACCACGCCGGCCGCCGGCCTGGCGGTGGCGCGCATGGCAGCGCATATCACCTATCTCTCGGAAGCAGCTTTGCACCGCAAGTTCGGCCGCAACCTGCAGAACCGCGAGCAGATCACCTATGGCTTCGAGGCCGAGTTCCAGGTGGAAAGCTACCTGCGCCACCAGGGCTCGACTTTCGTGGAGCGTTTCGACGCCAATTCCTATCTCTACATCACCCGAGCGATGGATTATTTCGACCTCGCGGCCCAGGCCGGCGGCAACCTCGCCGCCGTCTACCAGGGCAGCAAGACGCGCTTCTGCGTTGTCTCCTTCACCTCCGACTGGCTGTTCCCGACCTCCGAGAACAAGGAAATCGTGCGCGCGCTCAATGCCGCCGCCGCCAATGTCAGCTTTGTCGAGATCGAGACCGACAAGGGCCACGATGCCTTCCTGCTGGATGAGCCGGAGATGTTCCGCACGCTCAAGGGCTTCATCGATGGCTGCGCCGAGACACGCGGCCTCAACGGGGTACGGTCATGA
- the metW gene encoding methionine biosynthesis protein MetW yields MSAAPDKAIPAARTRDIRRDLLLIAEMVAPQSRVLDVGCGDGMLLEYLSREKKVDARGIEVRQSGVNACVARGLSVIQGDADTDLGDYPDAAFDYAILSLTLQATRNPRRVLRELLRIGKHAIVSFPNFAYWRVRLQLLLDGRMPMTAALDDPWYETQNIHLCTIRDFDELCQRDGIVVEQRIAVDGQGNREGWRLQGAAANVFGAQAVYLLRRRAG; encoded by the coding sequence ATGAGCGCCGCGCCTGACAAGGCGATTCCCGCCGCCCGCACCCGCGATATCCGCCGCGACCTGCTGCTGATCGCCGAGATGGTGGCACCGCAGAGCCGCGTGCTCGATGTCGGCTGCGGCGATGGCATGCTGCTGGAATATCTCTCGCGCGAAAAGAAGGTGGATGCGCGCGGCATCGAGGTGCGGCAATCGGGCGTCAATGCCTGCGTGGCGCGCGGCCTGTCGGTGATCCAGGGCGATGCCGATACGGATCTCGGCGACTATCCTGATGCCGCCTTCGACTATGCCATCCTCAGCCTGACCCTGCAGGCGACGCGCAACCCGCGCCGGGTGCTGCGCGAATTGCTGCGCATCGGCAAGCATGCCATCGTGTCCTTCCCGAATTTCGCCTATTGGCGCGTGCGGCTGCAATTGCTGCTGGATGGCCGCATGCCGATGACGGCGGCGCTGGACGATCCCTGGTACGAGACGCAGAACATCCATCTCTGCACCATCCGCGACTTCGACGAGCTGTGCCAGCGCGACGGCATCGTGGTGGAACAGCGCATTGCCGTGGATGGCCAGGGCAACCGCGAAGGCTGGCGCCTGCAGGGCGCTGCCGCCAACGTGTTCGGCGCCCAGGCGGTGTATCTGCTGCGCCGCCGCGCCGGATGA
- a CDS encoding 50S ribosomal protein L11 methyltransferase has product MSSAHNQALAQALALHQAGRLTEAETAYRAALEQPGVPRTEALKNYGFLLHRLHRFREAVAILSEAVKLNPQDAPQDPDVLLALGHCAREANDHRTAMTALRAAAKVAPERQDIAEALSAYLSRLIPAWHFPMLADTARNQAYEKAIAKAASGAERVLDIGTGSSLLSLFAARAGAKSVTACEAHPMIAETAAEIVARNNLADRIRIIAKRSTELDAVRDLGGMADLVVSEVLDAGLLGEGVLATLRDALKRLAKPGAKVIPAYADVHVQALEIPQQRTVQPLRSIAGFDLSPFDRFRNRAGHSTLRLEQVAHGALSAPATLTRVDFRTPPDWSTPDIRRVTLPITAPGKLQAFALWFTLWVDEETPVSTGPAHLSNGLPCMDHWGQAILWQAEDRAVTAGDSIEADFTCADTFFDLKLV; this is encoded by the coding sequence ATGAGCAGCGCGCATAACCAAGCGCTGGCTCAAGCCCTGGCGCTGCATCAGGCCGGGCGCCTGACCGAAGCCGAAACTGCCTACCGCGCAGCACTCGAACAGCCCGGCGTGCCGCGCACCGAGGCGCTGAAGAATTACGGCTTCCTGCTGCACCGCCTGCACCGCTTCCGCGAGGCGGTGGCGATTTTAAGCGAAGCCGTGAAGCTGAACCCCCAGGATGCCCCCCAGGATCCCGACGTACTGCTGGCCTTGGGCCATTGCGCCCGAGAAGCCAACGACCACCGCACGGCAATGACTGCCTTGCGCGCGGCGGCGAAAGTGGCGCCGGAACGGCAGGATATCGCCGAGGCGCTCTCGGCTTACTTGAGCCGCCTGATCCCGGCCTGGCATTTTCCGATGCTGGCCGACACGGCACGCAACCAGGCTTACGAAAAGGCCATCGCGAAAGCCGCGAGCGGGGCGGAACGCGTGCTGGATATCGGCACCGGCTCCAGCCTGTTGAGCCTGTTCGCGGCCCGCGCCGGCGCGAAAAGCGTCACCGCCTGCGAAGCGCATCCGATGATCGCCGAAACGGCGGCCGAGATCGTGGCACGCAACAACCTCGCCGACCGTATCCGCATCATCGCCAAGCGCTCCACTGAACTGGATGCCGTGCGCGACCTCGGCGGCATGGCCGATCTGGTCGTCTCGGAAGTACTCGATGCCGGCTTGCTCGGCGAAGGCGTGCTGGCGACACTCCGCGATGCGCTGAAGCGCCTGGCCAAACCCGGCGCCAAGGTGATCCCGGCCTATGCCGATGTGCATGTCCAGGCACTCGAGATTCCGCAGCAGCGGACCGTGCAGCCGCTGCGCTCCATTGCCGGCTTCGATCTTTCGCCCTTCGACCGTTTCCGCAACCGCGCCGGCCATAGCACGCTGCGGCTGGAGCAGGTGGCGCATGGCGCGCTCAGCGCGCCGGCGACACTGACGCGCGTCGATTTCCGCACTCCGCCCGATTGGTCAACGCCGGATATACGCCGCGTGACGCTGCCGATCACCGCGCCGGGCAAGCTGCAGGCCTTCGCGCTGTGGTTCACGCTGTGGGTGGATGAGGAAACCCCGGTCTCGACAGGGCCGGCGCATCTGAGCAACGGTCTGCCCTGCATGGATCACTGGGGCCAGGCGATCCTGTGGCAGGCGGAAGACCGTGCGGTGACGGCTGGCGACAGCATCGAAGCCGACTTCACCTGCGCCGATACGTTTTTCGATCTAAAGCTCGTCTAG
- a CDS encoding class I SAM-dependent methyltransferase, translated as MLRPDVIDLREFYGSRLGQAVRRLLRQRLRALWPDIRGLRLLGLGYATPYLRLFEAEAERVLAAMPGPQGVVRWPRGLPGQPTPGRVMLVDEEELPLPDASVDRILLVHALENADNVGAMLREVWRVLTPQGRLLVVVPNRRGLWAHIDATPFGHGHPYTPPQLTRLMRDAQFSPLQSRGALWFPPSERSFMLRTVPAWEATGEWLWSRFSGVLLLEAEKQVILPAMLKRQRVRQRSFVLQPQPSTARQTLDEL; from the coding sequence ATGCTGCGCCCCGATGTGATCGACCTGCGCGAATTCTATGGCAGCCGGCTCGGCCAGGCGGTGCGCCGCCTGCTGCGTCAGCGCCTGCGGGCGCTGTGGCCAGATATTCGCGGTTTGCGGCTGCTCGGTCTGGGCTATGCCACGCCGTATCTGCGGCTGTTCGAGGCCGAGGCCGAACGTGTATTGGCGGCAATGCCGGGTCCGCAGGGCGTGGTGCGCTGGCCGCGCGGCCTGCCCGGCCAGCCGACACCCGGCCGTGTCATGCTGGTGGATGAGGAGGAGTTGCCGCTGCCCGATGCCAGCGTCGACCGCATCCTGCTGGTGCATGCGCTGGAGAATGCCGACAATGTCGGCGCCATGCTGCGCGAGGTGTGGCGCGTGCTGACACCGCAGGGCAGGCTGCTGGTGGTGGTGCCGAACCGGCGCGGGCTGTGGGCGCATATCGATGCCACGCCGTTCGGCCATGGCCATCCCTACACACCGCCGCAGCTCACCCGGCTGATGCGCGATGCGCAATTCTCGCCGCTGCAAAGCCGGGGCGCGCTATGGTTCCCGCCCTCCGAACGCAGCTTCATGCTGCGTACCGTGCCAGCTTGGGAAGCGACCGGAGAATGGCTGTGGTCGCGGTTTTCCGGCGTGCTGTTGCTGGAAGCCGAAAAGCAGGTGATCCTGCCGGCGATGCTGAAAAGGCAGCGCGTGCGCCAGCGCAGCTTTGTGCTGCAGCCGCAGCCATCTACCGCTCGCCAGACGCTAGACGAGCTTTAG
- the gloB gene encoding hydroxyacylglutathione hydrolase: MTLEIVQIPVLNDNYVYLLRDNASGKTAVVDPAVPEPVLAALQQRGWTLDVVLNTHHHGDHVGGNLALQAATGCAIVGPRAEAPRIPGIALQLGEGDSYALGDSVAQVFDVPGHTAGHIAYWFTAAGALFCGDTLFALGCGRLFEGTAAQMWTSLSKFLSLPDATRIYCAHEYTESNARFAVTVEPGNGALLARYDAIKATRAKGLPTVPSTLGEERATNPFLRPMSANLRTTLGLESADDVAVFAETRKRKDGFRG, encoded by the coding sequence ATGACACTCGAAATCGTGCAAATTCCCGTCCTTAACGACAATTACGTTTACCTGCTGCGCGACAACGCCAGCGGCAAGACCGCCGTTGTCGATCCCGCCGTGCCGGAACCGGTGCTGGCGGCACTGCAACAGCGCGGCTGGACGCTCGATGTGGTGCTGAACACGCATCACCACGGCGATCATGTCGGCGGCAACCTGGCTTTGCAGGCGGCTACCGGCTGCGCCATCGTCGGGCCGCGCGCCGAAGCACCGCGCATCCCCGGCATCGCCTTGCAGCTTGGCGAGGGTGACAGCTATGCGCTCGGCGACAGCGTGGCGCAGGTATTCGATGTGCCGGGCCACACTGCCGGCCATATCGCCTATTGGTTCACGGCAGCCGGCGCGCTGTTCTGCGGCGACACGCTGTTCGCGCTCGGCTGCGGCCGGCTGTTCGAGGGCACCGCGGCGCAGATGTGGACCAGCCTGTCGAAATTCCTCAGTCTCCCGGATGCGACGCGGATCTATTGCGCGCATGAATACACCGAGAGCAATGCGCGCTTCGCCGTCACCGTGGAACCGGGCAACGGCGCCCTGCTGGCGCGCTATGATGCGATCAAGGCCACGCGCGCCAAGGGATTGCCGACCGTGCCATCGACCTTGGGCGAGGAGCGCGCCACCAATCCCTTCCTGCGGCCGATGAGTGCCAATCTGCGCACCACCCTGGGCCTTGAAAGTGCCGACGACGTGGCGGTGTTCGCCGAGACACGCAAGCGCAAGGACGGATTCCGCGGCTGA